From a single Miscanthus floridulus cultivar M001 chromosome 8, ASM1932011v1, whole genome shotgun sequence genomic region:
- the LOC136468859 gene encoding uncharacterized protein — MATYCQEVRQLEDKFDGLKLNHILRCLNKATDALAKAAFDQEPVPIGVFTSDQHKPSVCYEEMEQTGDGPPTPGLGANQPSTPFDPEVMELHEDPTTEPDPLVDWRTPYLDYLLCEALLMDKLEARWLTHRAKSFVLIEGKLYKRSHTGILQRYIPIEQGKWLLSDIYGGVYDHHAMHRTLVGNAF, encoded by the coding sequence atggctacatactgtcaagaagtccgccagctagaggacaagttcgacggcctcaagctcaatcacatcctaaggtgTCTCAACAAGGCGACCGATGCACTGGCGAAAGCAGCGTTTGATCAAGAGCCGGTGCCAATAGGCGTGTTCACTAGTGATCAGCACAAGCCCTCAGTTTGCTATGAGGAGATGGAACAAACTGGTGATGGGCCGCCTACCCCGGGCTTGGGGGCTAACCAGCCGTCAACTCCAtttgaccctgaggtcatggagctccaTGAGGATCCAacaacagagcctgaccctctggtcgactggaggacaccttacctcgactacctcctttgTGAGGCGCTACTAATGGACAAATtggaggctcggtggctcacgCATCGCGCCAAGtcttttgtccttattgagggcaaactctacaagcgaagccacactgggatcctacaacgctacatccccatcgaacaggggaagtgGTTGCTAAGTGATATCTATGGTGGGGTCTACGATCACCATGCCATGCATAGAACcctggttggaaatgcattctaA